One Archangium violaceum genomic window, GTCTCCGGCCACCTCTTCCTCAAGAAGGGCCGCTTCGAGCTCAGCCCCTCGGCCACGCTCTCCGTCAAGGATGCCTTCTTCACCAAGTACATCCTGGGCGGCGCGCTCACCTACCACGCCACGGAGACGTTGGGCGTGAGCCTGCGCGCGGGCTACTCCATCCCCACCGTCGCTGGTGCCGCGCAGATCTGCTCCTTCGGCGGTGATGGCACCCGCGGTTGCCGCGTGCCCACCTTCGATGAGCTGGATGGGGATGCGCCCGGGCAGATCACCCTGCTCGGCGGGCTCGACCTGCAGTGGGCTCCCATCTACGGCAAGCTGTCGCTGCTGTCCGAGCAGTTCGTGCACTTCGACCTGTACGGCATCGGTGGCGCCACCGCGGTGCAGTACCGCGGTCCCGGTGCGACGGAGCTCACCGTCGGTGGCAACGTCGGTGTCGGCATGCGCTTCTTCCTCAACCGCTGGATGACGCTGCGCACCGAGTTCCGCGACCTCATCTACGTCGAGA contains:
- a CDS encoding outer membrane beta-barrel domain-containing protein; the protein is MKTATRLLLALCLAPMSALAQDAAPATPAPAAPAKPSAPAASSGSSEQEAGDVSEVDKDRLGPLRERVRPVSGHLFLKKGRFELSPSATLSVKDAFFTKYILGGALTYHATETLGVSLRAGYSIPTVAGAAQICSFGGDGTRGCRVPTFDELDGDAPGQITLLGGLDLQWAPIYGKLSLLSEQFVHFDLYGIGGATAVQYRGPGATELTVGGNVGVGMRFFLNRWMTLRTEFRDLIYVEKAVNPSTTLRNQLLFELGVSFFFPSANPES